From a region of the Halorubrum sp. BV1 genome:
- a CDS encoding chemotaxis protein CheW: MAATEADAEPTKVLEFGLGDGTYCLDIGVIDEIVDAGELTRIPNSPDHVEGVMDLRGRTTTIVDPKTLFAIEEDGPRERIVVFDDDEIDEGGTVGWMVDEVFQVRDVAPEDVDQGTTVEDEGVRGIVKSDDRFVVWVSPDVDGIDIGDVADSSPDDAGGESVEA; the protein is encoded by the coding sequence ATGGCAGCCACGGAAGCAGACGCCGAACCGACGAAGGTACTGGAGTTCGGCTTAGGTGACGGGACGTACTGTCTGGATATCGGTGTGATAGACGAGATCGTCGACGCCGGCGAGCTCACGCGCATCCCGAACTCGCCCGATCACGTCGAGGGCGTGATGGACCTCCGCGGACGGACGACGACGATCGTCGATCCGAAGACGCTGTTCGCCATCGAGGAGGACGGCCCCCGAGAGCGGATCGTCGTCTTCGACGACGACGAGATCGACGAGGGTGGGACCGTCGGCTGGATGGTCGACGAGGTGTTCCAGGTCCGCGACGTCGCGCCCGAAGACGTCGATCAGGGAACGACCGTCGAAGACGAGGGCGTCCGCGGGATCGTCAAGTCGGACGACCGGTTCGTCGTCTGGGTCTCGCCGGACGTCGACGGCATCGACATCGGCGACGTCGCTGACTCCTCACCCGACGACGCGGGCGGCGAGTCGGTCGAAGCGTAA
- a CDS encoding RAD55 family ATPase, producing MRAPSGVPGFDDLVDGGFPENRLYVVSGPPGSGKTTFCSQFAAQGARNGEDVLYISMHETKAGIRRDMGEYDFGFDRALDTDRVTFLDSFSSDGRRFFGLPGERRDHSGVTNRLTGFINSRDIDRVVFDSTMLLRFLLDDDEDTMVQLLSSLKRTDATTLLISEMTDPSAYSEEHYLAHGVVFMHNYLEDEGMRRGIQVLKMRGTDVNTDIQDVEFTDGGLRVGAAATVTH from the coding sequence ATGCGCGCACCAAGCGGCGTCCCCGGGTTCGACGACCTCGTCGACGGCGGGTTCCCGGAGAACCGCCTCTACGTCGTGAGCGGTCCGCCGGGCAGCGGAAAGACCACGTTCTGTTCGCAGTTCGCGGCACAGGGCGCTCGCAACGGCGAGGACGTGTTGTATATCAGCATGCACGAGACCAAAGCGGGGATCCGCCGAGACATGGGCGAGTACGACTTCGGGTTCGACCGCGCGCTCGACACCGACCGCGTCACGTTCCTTGATTCGTTCTCGTCGGACGGTCGTCGCTTCTTCGGGCTCCCGGGCGAGCGCCGGGACCACTCCGGCGTCACGAACCGCCTCACCGGATTCATCAACTCGCGCGACATCGACCGCGTCGTGTTCGATTCTACGATGCTGTTGCGCTTTCTCCTCGACGACGACGAAGACACCATGGTCCAACTGCTCTCCTCGCTGAAGCGGACCGACGCGACCACCCTCCTCATCTCCGAAATGACCGACCCGAGCGCCTACTCCGAGGAACACTACCTCGCACACGGCGTCGTCTTCATGCACAACTACCTCGAAGACGAGGGGATGCGCCGCGGGATACAGGTGCTGAAGATGCGCGGTACCGACGTGAACACGGACATCCAAGACGTCGAGTTCACCGACGGCGGGCTTCGCGTCGGTGCGGCCGCGACGGTGACGCACTAA
- the cheB gene encoding chemotaxis-specific protein-glutamate methyltransferase CheB: MSRTTDRRGSRDGSPRVVVVDDSPFMRGLIADLLTDAGVAVVGEAGDGAEALSVVAETTPDVVTMDVEMPGMGGLEAVERLMEETPTPVLMLSAHTDEGAEVTFEALERGAVDFFSKPGGEVSTGVSRESERLVEAVRSVADADLAAAAWDRDGSTSAATTAAASGGSAAAGAAASASASTTTPDGDLDEPLTVVIGASTGGPNAVERVMSALPMADCRIVIVQHMPEAFTPRFADRLDDASAYDVQEASDGARIGAGEALVARGGSHTRIDSYRAGRLRVKLDEDDSQSVSPAADVTMRSAAEVVDDPLVGVVLTGMGSDAAEGIRAMADAGARTIAQSEDTCVIYGMPKRAVESGGVDEVHDLDDVAGAIVGGEA; the protein is encoded by the coding sequence ATGAGCAGGACGACGGATCGGCGGGGGAGCCGCGACGGGTCACCACGGGTGGTGGTCGTCGACGACTCGCCGTTCATGCGCGGGTTGATCGCCGATCTATTGACAGACGCCGGTGTCGCGGTCGTCGGCGAGGCGGGCGACGGCGCGGAGGCGCTGTCGGTGGTCGCCGAGACGACGCCCGACGTAGTGACAATGGACGTAGAGATGCCCGGAATGGGCGGGTTGGAGGCCGTCGAACGGCTGATGGAGGAGACTCCGACGCCCGTTCTGATGCTGTCAGCGCACACGGACGAGGGGGCCGAGGTGACCTTCGAGGCGCTCGAACGCGGCGCGGTCGACTTCTTCTCGAAGCCCGGCGGCGAGGTCTCGACCGGCGTCTCCCGGGAGTCAGAGCGGCTCGTCGAGGCCGTGCGGTCGGTCGCGGACGCGGACCTCGCGGCGGCGGCATGGGACCGAGACGGCTCGACGAGCGCGGCCACGACGGCGGCCGCGTCGGGCGGGTCGGCGGCCGCGGGCGCAGCCGCGTCGGCGAGCGCGTCGACGACGACACCGGACGGCGACCTCGACGAGCCGCTGACGGTCGTGATCGGGGCGTCGACCGGCGGGCCGAACGCGGTCGAGCGCGTCATGTCGGCGCTGCCGATGGCCGACTGCCGGATCGTCATCGTTCAACACATGCCGGAGGCGTTCACGCCGCGCTTCGCCGACCGGCTCGACGACGCCTCGGCGTACGACGTACAGGAGGCGAGCGACGGGGCGCGGATCGGTGCCGGCGAGGCGCTCGTCGCCCGCGGCGGGAGCCACACCCGGATCGACAGCTACCGCGCGGGTCGGCTCCGCGTCAAGCTCGACGAGGACGACTCACAGTCGGTGTCGCCCGCCGCCGACGTGACGATGCGCTCCGCGGCCGAGGTCGTCGACGACCCGCTCGTCGGCGTCGTGTTGACCGGCATGGGTTCGGACGCCGCCGAAGGGATCCGCGCGATGGCCGACGCCGGCGCGCGGACGATAGCACAGAGCGAGGACACCTGCGTGATCTACGGGATGCCGAAGCGCGCGGTGGAGTCCGGCGGCGTGGACGAGGTACACGACCTCGACGACGTCGCCGGCGCGATCGTGGGGGGTGAGGCCTGA
- a CDS encoding chemotaxis protein CheA: protein MDSHRAAFVAEAEDGITDLNNALLALESDPEDAAAMDDVFRVAHTLKGNAAAMGYEDVSSFGHALEDLLDAIRQGDREVTPEVMDLLFEGVDAVEAMVDEIADTGEVTTDPSDLEARLREMEEHGTVGGEDAAGDAAAGDGNEGSDDAEDADAGDDASGEAGESDDAADDVAVPDHPPGVADLPEPVVYADVTIGESAMAGVDATLVVQALDGQFDGFVTDPDPAALEDGEYDEGFDAFVGGAAADVVAEGLGALTQVESIATALVGADEDDESEADATAEEPLEATADAGGDTESDADPAADEESADTGSDSDETGDAGDAGSDSGTESDSKSGDEIKSIRVDVDQVDELYGLVEQLVTSRIKLRRELEGMDAQSDALDELDKLASSLQDTAMDMRLIPFSQVSDSFPRLVRDISRDLDKRIDFEIEGDDVELDRTILTEMRDPLVHVLRNAVDHGIESPDEREAAGKDPTGTVRLTAERERDHVIIEVADDGGGLDPDQLREKAVDEGVKSREAVEAMEDDEVYDLVFHPGFSTAEEVTDVSGRGVGMDVVRTTARDLDGSVAVESEPGEGTTVRFRLPVTVAIVKVMFVDVGGTEYGIPIKSIAEVARADDVEEVHGDEIVRHEDDLYPVIRLNDRLAESGAAAVGSGVGGSDPDESTAGGAAAGGPDEAAGGPDEAATPDGGTVADADAAGDAPESSDDVGMLVRIREETRQVALHCDAVLDQEEVVVKPLDGPLSGTPGLSGTAVLGDGDVVAVLDVVSL, encoded by the coding sequence ATGGACTCACACCGCGCCGCGTTCGTCGCCGAGGCGGAAGACGGGATCACGGACCTCAACAACGCGCTGCTCGCGCTCGAGTCCGACCCCGAGGACGCCGCGGCGATGGACGACGTGTTCCGCGTCGCACATACCCTGAAGGGGAACGCGGCGGCGATGGGGTACGAGGACGTCTCGTCGTTCGGCCACGCGCTGGAGGACCTGCTCGACGCGATCAGGCAGGGCGACCGCGAGGTGACGCCCGAGGTCATGGATCTCCTCTTCGAGGGGGTCGACGCCGTCGAGGCGATGGTCGACGAGATCGCCGACACCGGCGAGGTGACGACAGACCCGTCGGACCTCGAAGCGCGCCTCCGCGAGATGGAAGAACACGGGACCGTCGGCGGCGAGGACGCGGCTGGAGACGCCGCTGCTGGAGACGGAAACGAAGGTAGCGATGACGCCGAAGACGCTGACGCCGGTGACGACGCGTCCGGCGAGGCGGGCGAGAGCGACGACGCGGCCGACGACGTCGCCGTCCCCGATCACCCGCCGGGCGTCGCGGACCTTCCGGAGCCCGTCGTGTACGCGGACGTGACGATTGGCGAGAGCGCGATGGCGGGCGTCGACGCCACGCTCGTCGTGCAGGCGCTCGACGGGCAGTTCGACGGCTTCGTCACCGACCCCGACCCGGCCGCGCTCGAAGACGGCGAGTACGACGAGGGGTTCGACGCGTTCGTCGGCGGCGCGGCGGCCGACGTGGTCGCCGAGGGGCTCGGCGCGCTCACGCAGGTGGAGTCGATCGCGACGGCTCTCGTCGGAGCCGACGAGGACGACGAGAGCGAGGCGGACGCGACCGCCGAGGAACCGCTGGAGGCGACCGCGGACGCCGGCGGCGATACCGAATCCGACGCCGATCCGGCCGCGGACGAGGAGAGCGCGGACACCGGCAGCGACTCCGACGAGACGGGAGACGCGGGAGACGCAGGATCCGACTCCGGCACCGAATCGGACTCCAAGTCTGGCGACGAGATCAAATCGATCCGCGTCGACGTCGATCAGGTCGACGAGCTGTACGGGCTCGTCGAGCAGCTGGTGACGAGCCGGATCAAGCTCCGGCGGGAACTGGAGGGCATGGATGCGCAGTCCGACGCCTTAGACGAGCTCGACAAGCTCGCCTCCAGTCTGCAAGACACCGCGATGGACATGCGGCTCATCCCCTTCTCGCAGGTGTCGGACTCGTTCCCGCGGCTCGTCCGCGACATCTCGCGGGACCTCGACAAGCGGATCGACTTCGAGATCGAGGGCGACGACGTCGAACTCGACCGGACGATCCTCACGGAGATGCGCGACCCGCTCGTCCACGTCCTCCGGAACGCGGTCGACCACGGGATCGAGTCTCCAGACGAACGCGAGGCCGCCGGCAAGGACCCGACGGGCACCGTGCGGCTCACGGCCGAGCGCGAGCGCGACCACGTCATCATCGAGGTCGCTGACGACGGCGGCGGCCTCGACCCGGATCAACTCCGCGAGAAGGCGGTCGACGAGGGCGTAAAGAGCAGGGAGGCGGTCGAGGCGATGGAAGACGACGAGGTGTACGACCTGGTCTTCCATCCCGGCTTCTCAACCGCGGAAGAGGTGACCGACGTCTCCGGGCGCGGCGTCGGCATGGACGTCGTGCGGACGACCGCGCGCGACCTCGACGGCTCCGTCGCCGTCGAGAGCGAACCCGGCGAGGGGACGACCGTTCGCTTCCGGCTCCCGGTGACCGTCGCCATCGTGAAGGTGATGTTCGTCGACGTCGGCGGCACCGAGTACGGGATCCCGATAAAGTCGATCGCGGAGGTCGCCCGCGCGGACGACGTAGAGGAGGTCCACGGCGACGAGATCGTGCGCCACGAAGACGATCTCTACCCCGTGATCAGGCTGAACGATCGGCTCGCCGAGAGCGGGGCCGCCGCGGTCGGCTCCGGCGTTGGCGGGTCTGATCCGGACGAATCGACCGCGGGAGGGGCGGCCGCGGGCGGACCTGACGAGGCCGCGGGCGGACCCGACGAGGCCGCGACGCCGGACGGCGGGACCGTCGCCGACGCGGACGCCGCTGGCGACGCTCCGGAGTCCTCCGATGACGTGGGGATGCTCGTCCGGATTCGCGAGGAGACGCGACAGGTGGCGCTCCACTGCGACGCGGTGTTGGACCAAGAAGAGGTCGTCGTGAAACCGCTCGACGGACCGCTGTCGGGGACGCCGGGCCTCAGCGGCACGGCGGTTCTCGGCGACGGCGACGTCGTTGCCGTCCTCGACGTGGTGAGCCTATGA
- a CDS encoding PAS domain-containing sensor histidine kinase yields the protein MASEDGVATDLRAFREAVESAGHSIYWTDLNGRIEYVNPAFEEQTGYPADEAVGSNANILQSGVHDDLFYERLWDTILSGDVWEGEIINERRSGERYVATQTISPVTDESGEITRFVAVNEDITELRNHQEQLERERDRFATLLDAVPVPLVLATFDGDDPVVKQTNDAFRETFGFSGCELGGSLLDKFIVDDETSREAHEINAQVRDGERIDREVTRQTAAGDRREFLLTAASLAWGDETDVLATYIDITDRNEARRQLERQTEELENFANVVSHDLRSPLNVASGHLDLLAAECDSPHVDTIRNAHTRMQELIENILMLAKQGRSVDETEPVELDACASRSWETIDTGDAALAVETATAIDADESRLRQLFGNLIRNAIEHGGDGVTVTVGDLDDGFYVADDGPGIPESERSQVFEAGHTSTDDGTGFGLSIVQEIVDAHGWEITVTESDDGGARFEITDVSTAP from the coding sequence ATGGCCTCTGAGGACGGCGTAGCCACGGATTTGCGTGCGTTCCGAGAGGCGGTCGAAAGCGCCGGCCACTCGATCTACTGGACGGATCTGAACGGGCGGATCGAGTACGTCAATCCGGCGTTCGAAGAACAGACCGGCTACCCCGCCGACGAAGCCGTCGGCAGCAACGCAAACATCTTACAGTCCGGGGTTCACGACGACCTGTTTTACGAACGGCTCTGGGACACCATCCTCAGCGGCGACGTCTGGGAGGGAGAGATAATCAACGAGCGCCGGTCCGGCGAGCGGTACGTCGCCACGCAAACGATCTCGCCGGTCACGGACGAGTCGGGGGAGATCACGCGGTTCGTCGCGGTCAACGAGGACATCACCGAACTGCGAAACCACCAAGAACAGCTCGAACGCGAGCGCGACCGCTTCGCGACCCTGCTCGACGCCGTGCCCGTTCCGCTCGTGCTCGCGACGTTCGACGGCGACGACCCGGTGGTCAAACAGACGAACGACGCGTTCCGCGAGACGTTCGGCTTCTCCGGCTGCGAACTCGGCGGCTCGTTGCTCGACAAGTTCATCGTCGACGACGAGACGTCACGGGAGGCACACGAAATAAACGCGCAGGTACGGGACGGCGAGCGGATCGACAGGGAAGTGACACGGCAGACTGCGGCCGGCGACAGGCGAGAGTTCCTGTTGACCGCCGCGTCCCTCGCGTGGGGCGACGAGACCGACGTCTTGGCGACGTACATCGACATCACGGACCGGAACGAGGCCCGCCGACAACTCGAACGGCAGACGGAGGAACTCGAAAACTTCGCCAACGTCGTCAGCCACGACCTCAGAAGCCCGCTCAACGTCGCGTCGGGCCACCTCGACCTCCTCGCGGCGGAGTGTGACAGCCCCCATGTCGACACGATCCGGAACGCGCACACGCGGATGCAAGAGCTGATCGAGAACATTCTCATGCTCGCGAAACAGGGCCGGTCGGTCGATGAGACGGAACCGGTCGAGCTGGACGCCTGCGCCTCTCGGAGCTGGGAGACCATCGACACGGGAGACGCCGCGCTCGCTGTCGAGACCGCGACGGCGATCGACGCCGACGAGAGCCGGCTTCGCCAGCTGTTCGGGAATCTCATTCGAAACGCGATAGAACACGGGGGCGACGGGGTGACGGTCACCGTCGGCGACCTCGACGACGGCTTCTACGTCGCGGACGACGGCCCCGGGATCCCGGAGAGCGAGCGCTCGCAGGTGTTCGAAGCCGGACACACGAGCACGGACGACGGCACGGGGTTCGGGCTCTCCATCGTCCAGGAGATAGTCGACGCGCACGGCTGGGAGATCACCGTCACCGAGAGCGACGACGGCGGTGCGAGATTCGAGATCACCGACGTCTCCACCGCCCCGTAG
- a CDS encoding HEAT repeat domain-containing protein — MSLYQHARDGNVERLRDAMGSDSAAVRRRAAEFLGEVGDGTEQATVDALLRAATDDEDEEVRGAAVDALDELGDGALEQLLSELTGTTGSEAEWVTARKFARALQADRPELRMAAANALGRLDDASGLSHLVDALDDDDPRVRLRAAQACGTFADPRAVPGLTARLDDEPRVRRAAANALGGIGTDQALAALLDLLDEPDESLRRIAAGALGKANNPEPVEPLARALGDESAVVRNAAVYSIIELLSNVPTQQSHAVRDRVVSELKSADDETVVEPLVEILTDGQQSRQRRNAAWILGRVAEPDTELAVEALAEALADDDAQTAQFAATSLKNLGGPVVEDRLLDRLGTEHPEDARAKAVFVLGQVGGQETLNRLEDLTDDESSAVRKRVFSAVSKLRAGGP; from the coding sequence ATGTCCCTGTACCAGCACGCGCGGGATGGAAACGTCGAGCGGCTCAGGGACGCGATGGGAAGCGACAGCGCCGCGGTGCGGCGGCGGGCTGCCGAGTTCCTCGGCGAGGTCGGCGACGGGACCGAACAGGCGACCGTCGACGCCCTGCTCCGCGCGGCGACGGACGACGAAGACGAGGAGGTCCGCGGTGCCGCGGTCGACGCGCTCGACGAACTCGGTGACGGGGCGCTCGAACAGCTGCTCTCGGAACTCACCGGGACGACGGGGTCGGAGGCCGAGTGGGTGACCGCACGGAAGTTCGCCCGCGCACTGCAGGCTGACCGGCCCGAGCTGCGGATGGCCGCGGCGAACGCGCTCGGACGGCTCGACGACGCGAGCGGTCTCTCGCATCTCGTCGACGCGCTCGACGACGACGACCCCCGCGTCAGGCTCCGCGCCGCGCAGGCCTGCGGAACGTTCGCGGACCCGCGTGCCGTCCCCGGCCTCACCGCGCGGCTCGACGACGAGCCGCGCGTCAGGCGAGCCGCGGCGAACGCGCTCGGAGGCATCGGCACAGACCAGGCGCTCGCGGCGCTTTTGGATCTGCTCGACGAGCCCGACGAGTCGCTCCGGCGGATCGCGGCCGGCGCGCTCGGCAAGGCGAACAACCCGGAACCGGTTGAGCCGCTCGCGCGGGCGCTCGGCGACGAGAGCGCGGTCGTGCGCAACGCCGCGGTGTACTCGATAATCGAACTGCTCTCGAACGTCCCGACCCAACAGAGCCACGCGGTTCGGGACCGCGTCGTCTCCGAGCTGAAGTCGGCCGACGACGAGACCGTGGTCGAGCCGCTAGTCGAGATCTTGACCGACGGCCAGCAGAGCCGACAGCGGCGGAACGCCGCGTGGATCCTCGGACGGGTCGCGGAGCCGGACACCGAACTCGCGGTCGAGGCGCTCGCGGAGGCGCTCGCGGACGACGACGCACAGACCGCGCAGTTCGCGGCCACGAGCCTCAAGAACCTCGGCGGGCCGGTCGTCGAGGACCGGCTTCTCGACCGACTCGGGACCGAACACCCCGAAGACGCCCGCGCGAAGGCGGTGTTCGTGCTGGGACAGGTGGGCGGACAGGAGACGCTGAACAGGCTCGAAGACCTCACCGACGACGAGAGTTCCGCGGTCAGAAAGCGGGTGTTCTCCGCGGTCTCGAAGCTCCGGGCGGGGGGTCCGTAG
- a CDS encoding protein-glutamate O-methyltransferase CheR gives MSSETPFEGVLRQIDDTVPFEPGYYNESYLDRRITARMRRRDTESHAEYERLLRDDDEERQALMDALTINVTEFFRNPEMWDVLRGVLREKTDEKRRVRVWSAPSADGREAYSIAMLACDDPEIDESRVEVLGSDISEEALDNARDGTYHTTRTTDIAAELEPLSDPGRYVEQDGDTFQVKPAVRRLVNFETHDLIRDGARDPFDVVLCRNLLIYIDVDHKGALFDTLEASLADDGVLVLGMTESVPPDRSDRYEPIDKRRRVFERV, from the coding sequence ATGAGCAGTGAAACACCCTTCGAAGGCGTGTTGCGACAGATAGACGACACGGTGCCGTTCGAGCCCGGCTACTACAACGAGTCGTACCTCGACCGGCGGATCACGGCGCGGATGCGCCGTCGCGACACCGAGTCGCACGCGGAGTACGAGCGGCTGCTCCGCGACGACGACGAGGAGCGACAGGCGCTGATGGACGCGCTCACGATCAACGTGACCGAGTTCTTCCGCAACCCCGAGATGTGGGACGTCCTCCGCGGCGTGCTCCGCGAGAAAACGGACGAGAAGCGCCGAGTTCGGGTCTGGTCCGCCCCGTCGGCGGACGGGCGTGAAGCGTACTCGATCGCGATGCTGGCCTGTGACGATCCCGAAATCGACGAGTCGCGCGTCGAGGTGCTCGGCTCCGACATCAGCGAAGAGGCGCTCGATAACGCCCGCGACGGCACGTACCACACCACCAGAACGACGGACATCGCGGCGGAGCTCGAACCGCTCTCCGACCCCGGCCGGTACGTCGAGCAGGACGGAGACACCTTTCAGGTCAAGCCCGCCGTCCGACGGCTCGTCAACTTCGAGACGCACGACCTGATCCGCGACGGTGCGCGCGACCCGTTCGACGTGGTGTTGTGTCGCAACCTGCTGATCTACATCGACGTCGACCACAAGGGTGCGCTGTTCGATACGCTCGAGGCGTCACTCGCCGACGACGGCGTCCTCGTCCTCGGGATGACGGAGAGCGTCCCGCCGGACCGTTCGGACCGGTACGAACCGATCGACAAGCGACGGCGGGTGTTCGAGAGGGTCTGA
- a CDS encoding CheF family chemotaxis protein encodes MSDGEYKVTDTQGRFAVAVRDGRKMNDVSWTAGRILLSNRRLILAGNDGKRTIPLSDLRGLGGRHDANQSVARVSNYVSFDLGDQVLLVAASEHEEFERDVYRALLDQRTVMAKHPAIEGGVVQDSKWEQARVKIDENGLNAAMEGGAFVKFDLDDISGLDAAKRTVNGEKKPVIEVSHTDDEGTSIETHIAGDPNRMRFVEAWLHKGEERSSTNVDLSSRDREVLMALYSGVSPFEIPSFLGMDVDDVEETFERLIDLEVVEEVRVRREVALNSRGRNIASEAMNEQ; translated from the coding sequence ATGTCCGACGGCGAGTACAAGGTCACGGACACGCAGGGGCGGTTCGCGGTGGCCGTCCGCGACGGTCGCAAAATGAACGACGTCTCGTGGACGGCGGGGCGGATACTCCTCTCCAACCGACGGCTGATCTTGGCCGGCAACGACGGGAAGCGGACGATCCCCCTCTCGGACCTTCGCGGACTCGGCGGCCGACACGACGCCAACCAGTCGGTTGCGCGCGTGTCGAACTACGTGAGCTTCGATCTGGGCGATCAGGTGTTGCTTGTCGCGGCGAGCGAACACGAGGAGTTCGAGCGCGACGTCTACCGGGCGCTCCTCGACCAGCGGACGGTGATGGCGAAACACCCGGCGATCGAGGGCGGCGTCGTGCAGGATTCGAAGTGGGAACAGGCCCGGGTGAAGATAGACGAGAACGGGCTCAACGCGGCGATGGAAGGCGGCGCGTTCGTGAAGTTCGATCTCGACGACATCAGCGGACTTGACGCCGCCAAACGCACCGTCAACGGCGAGAAAAAACCCGTCATCGAGGTGTCTCACACCGACGACGAGGGGACGAGCATCGAGACGCACATCGCGGGCGACCCGAACAGGATGCGCTTCGTCGAGGCGTGGCTCCACAAAGGAGAGGAGCGAAGCTCGACGAACGTCGATCTGTCCAGCCGGGATCGTGAGGTGTTGATGGCGCTTTACTCCGGCGTGTCGCCGTTCGAGATCCCGTCGTTTCTGGGGATGGACGTCGACGACGTCGAGGAGACGTTCGAGCGGCTCATCGATCTGGAAGTGGTCGAGGAGGTGCGGGTGCGCCGCGAGGTCGCGCTCAACTCCCGCGGACGCAACATCGCCAGCGAGGCGATGAACGAGCAGTGA